From a single Lolium rigidum isolate FL_2022 chromosome 7, APGP_CSIRO_Lrig_0.1, whole genome shotgun sequence genomic region:
- the LOC124677937 gene encoding laccase-4-like: MAMTISSDLRAPCSLLMATLMLIIVQAQGITRHYNFNVQMANVTRLCATKSIVTVNGEYPGPALVAREGDRVLVRVTNHVAHNMTLHWHGIRQLRSGWADGPAYITQCPMQTGQSYLYNFTITGQRGTLWWHAHISWLRATVYGAIIVLPKHGVPYPFAAPHKEVPMIFGEWWKADTEKLVRQATKTGGAPNISDAFTINGLPGPLYNCSAKDTFKLKVEPGKTYMLRLINAALNDELFFAVANHTLTVVEVDAVYVKPFTVKTLIISPGQTTNVLLTAKPFYPRANFYMSAAPYSVIRPGTFDNTTVAGILEYQKPGGALSASSFDKSLPLFKPTLPRFNDTGFVANFTAKLRSLATPQYPAAVPQSVDKRFFFTVGLGTLPCPVNATCQGPTNTTQFAAAVNNVSLVLPSTALLQSHFTGTSRGVYGSNFPIMPLKKFNYTGAPPNNTNVATGTKLLVLPFNSSVELVMQDTSILGIESHPLHLHGFNFFVVGQGVGNYDSVNDPAKFNLVDPVERNTVGVPAGGWVAIRFLADNPGVWFMHCHLEVHTTWGLRMAWLVLDGNLPNQKILPPPSDLPKC, translated from the exons ATGGCCATGACGATCTCCTCGGATCTTCGAGCTCCTTGCTCTCTCCTCATGGCAACCCTGATGCTGATCATCGTCCAAGCGCAAGGCATCACTAGGCACTACAATTTCAAT GTTCAAATGGCGAACGTGACGAGGCTGTGCGCCACCAAGAGCATCGTGACGGTGAACGGGGAGTACCCTGGGCCGGCGCTGGTGGCGAGGGAGGGAGAccgcgtcctcgtccgcgtcaccAACCACGTCGCGCACAACATGACGCTGCACTGGCATGGCATCCGGCAGCTGCGCAGCGGCTGGGCCGACGGGCCGGCGTACATCACGCAGTGCCCAATGCAGACCGGGCAGAGCTACCTCTACAACTTCACCATCACTGGGCAGCGCGGCACGCTGTGGTGGCACGCGCACATCTCCTGGCTGCGCGCCACCGTGTACGGCGCCATCATCGTCCTCCCCAAGCACGGCGTGCCTTACCCGTTCGCCGCGCCGCACAAGGAGGTACCCATGATCTTCGGCGAGTGGTGGAAGGCAGACACGGAGAAGTTGGTCAGGCAGGCGACTAAGACCGGCGGAGCCCCAAATATTTCTGATGCTTTCACCATCAATGGCCTCCCAGGGCCGCTCTACAACTGCTCTGCCAAAG ACACGTTCAAGCTGAAGGTGGAACCAGGAAAAACATACATGCTGCGCCTCATCAACGCTGCTCTCAACGACGAGCTCTTCTTCGCGGTCGCCAACCACACGCTCAccgtcgtcgaggtcgacgcAGTCTATGTCAAGCCGTTTACCGTCAAGACCCTGATCATCTCCCCAGGTCAGACCACCAACGTCCTCCTCACCGCCAAGCCGTTCTACCCCAGGGCCAACTTCTACATGTCCGCAGCGCCCTACTCCGTCATCAGGCCCGGCACCTTTGACAACACCACGGTCGCTGGCATCCTCGAGTACCAAAAACCCGGCGGCGCCCTCTCCGCGTCAAGCTTCGACAAGTCCTTACCGCTCTTCAAGCCTACCCTACCGCGGTTCAACGACACTGGCTTCGTTGCCAACTTCACCGCCAAGCTCCGAAGCCTTGCCACGCCGCAGTACCCAGCGGCCGTGCCGCAGTCGGTGGATAAGAGGTTCTTCTTCACCGTCGGGCTGGGCACGCTCCCGTGCCCTGTGAACGCGACGTGCCAGGGGCCTACCAACACCACGCAGTTCGCGGCGGCCGTCAACAACGTCTCCCTGGTGCTCCCTTCAACGGCGCTCCTCCAGTCTCACTTCACAGGCACGTCTCGAGGCGTCTACGGATCGAACTTCCCGATCATGCCCCTCAAAAAATTTAACTACACCGGGGCGCCGCCGAACAACACGAACGTGGCCACCGGGACCAAGCTGCTCGTGCTGCCGTTCAACTCCTCGGTGGAGCTAGTGATGCAAGACACGAGCATCCTCGGCATCGAGAGCCACCCCCTTCACCTGCACGGCTTCAACTTCTTCGTCGTCGGCCAAGGGGTTGGCAACTACGACAGTGTGAATGATCCGGCTAAGTTCAACCTCGTCGACCCTGTTGAGCGGAACACCGTTGGAGTGCCGGCCGGCGGGTGGGTGGCCATCCGATTCCTCGCCGACAACCCAG GTGTATGGTTCATGCATTGCCATTTGGAGGTGCACACGACATGGGGACTCAGAATGGCATGGCTGGTACTAGACGGGAACCTGCCCAACCAGAAGATACTTCCTCCACCATCTGATCTCCCCAAATGCTAA